One region of Primulina tabacum isolate GXHZ01 chromosome 17, ASM2559414v2, whole genome shotgun sequence genomic DNA includes:
- the LOC142531567 gene encoding chromatin modification-related protein EAF1 B-like isoform X1 — MGGILEGGVGIVCKSSPNRAVIEKVQTELRKEYDVREERKRELEFLEKGGNPLDFNLGNSASVSVQSTSFTNLQPNLVTSEPKGSFAFTASLYRETVESSGRLAAALCEPSSADNLKLFDAEHVYSEGDRNYFHPIRGNVVPPEQSLERDGSHKIREHGDSSAFGLPRKAYKRRHRSHSNRDGARSSSSDVNLALGSHGSSLPSHHAPGNVIGPLSDVENLDVSSNCNSKPGSPINGILCPDVCVDDHRFVEVNDAKAVGSTEDLIKGVSSQSALDATSSKIPLGLNKPSFSNAAKTPTKMDCNESVTMEEHEPREDTGKVENHSSCQMNGFITKKGDAITNDAHNGYAACRRNDFDSGSSYSQTNFDVDRNIDAETGTRISTIDSNGDIVGQNLGLEALVVGLRETKEAKIIDNFSGDEESASACVSHRQNGPSLQPEEEKIQGRSFLHDTNGMEAGGCGGSESGRKPIVPLVENSSPQSELFCTVIGNSIADLPEAGSSSKISTVSFNVQSPGNLKLESVDEESILKEAEIIEAKQKRIAELSTLTLTLEISLKPHWDYVLEEMAWLANDFAQERIWKLAASSQICNRAAFSSRVRKQEKSYSMKAKIVARTLVMAVMEYWHSVEKISKELEQPSQKDGAPAVQSYMARFLKYNNSNVLHYQVDVQLTLDKVSDSGVLDISLEDSLTEENLFYVIPLGAVVTYKKSIESLVAHYERIRSDVREEVETSACDLVADDSLYEDDDDTCTFGIPVASDDGKSSKFCQKKREYSTNAYGARAYGIGSDYLPMHISENKIVTQQFAFIAKRPGDSLNVLIPTKRMRTASRKILSPFGAGTSGCIQLPNKADASSGDTNSFQDDQSTLHGGSSLPINLEVELGGEFEKNLAFDSAEVSTKPKKKKVKHPTSAVEQRWLIHSNFHYDQRDHLNKRSDSYELESNGCNGVLDQPMTKKIVQPLQDGSFDNASTVAGHLPSPLASQMSNMYHPNKFHKMLGGRERGRKSKVLKMPTGQPGSGTPWPLFEDQALVVMVHDMGPNWELVSDGFNSTMQFKCIFRNAKECKERHNILMDKTPGDGADSAEDSGSSQPYPSILPGIPKGSARQLFQHLKEPMVEDTLRSHREKIILIGQKLRYHKIQDPKQLQPPHSSHTMALTQVCPNNMGGGSVLSPLDLCDANVSGPDIPSLGYQGTYSSGLIISNQSSGAPTHPTFGASSALLGSSNMMLGNNFPSSPGPHSSVRDGRYGAPIPASLLIDEQQRIQQYNQIVSGRNGQQSNLSSSGALPGIDRGVRVPPSCSGMGMGCSSGSRPMARHGLHGFASSSSVNSGNMVSANMHHGIRCGPGNSSLRSREGSPMIRPGVSQDSQRQTRTPDLQMQVSPGSNQVISRSPFTNQTVSPPVSSYPLHHLQSHQISPQQAQVPNPRHPHFQGPPNLASNPQQQAYTIRLAKKRQLQQRFLQPPPPQQQFAASSSSIPHVQPQPHIPASSAVQNSQLVQSPANSLSVSVSPLTSPSSINTMSQQQQKHHTPTQGVVHNVQTGGSTLTSQTSKQPQKQQQPFIQTNRQHPQQRQQSQFQHQAKVDGVGRGNMMVHQNIQFDPTILSDSLMEAQESYTGSSINAVPPTMQYTSAQLSNHPLPRQKKYSSQASSSSKHLPQMISHSDTSQGHVPPIAPAPGLPAAHQSVTPLVATSSNHPQVIPNQKFTNQNQSALQKVVQSNQQFSSEARHKAHLRGSDTYQNSTSNSTEMEATTSLPQNQWHTSEPVNGSNVLNSATSLGSLVPKPANLSDTTLQSSQGHVQRLSSANLIPIRNDVSSQWQRQQPQVQHSHSPSPSPQQQSQIHQAGNAKFYGTPSDSRLE, encoded by the exons TGGAAATCCTCTAGATTTTAATCTTGGGAATTCTGCTTCAGTAAGTGTGCAATCAACATCATTTACAAACCTGCAACCTAATCTTGTGACCAG TGAACCAAAGGGTAGTTTTGCATTTACCGCATCACTTTATCGAGAGACTGTGGAAAGTAGTGGTAGACTTGCAGCTGCTCTCTGTGAACCCAGTAGTGCAGATAATCTCAAGTTATTTGATGCTGAGCATGTATATTCTGAAGGTGATCGAAATTATTTTCATCCCATTAGGGGTAATGTTGTGCCACCAGAGCAATCATTGGAAAGGGATGGGAGCCATAAAATCAGGGAACATGGGGATTCATCTGCTTTTGGGCTCCCTAGAAAAGCATATAAGAGACGCCATAGATCACACTCAAATCGTGATGGGGCTAGGTCTAGCTCAAGTGATGTAAATCTTGCGCTTGGCTCTCATGGATCTTCTTTACCTTCACACCACGCCCCCGGGAATGTAATAGGACCGTTATCTGATGTAGAAAATCTTGATGTATCCTCAAACTGTAATTCAAAGCCTGGAAGCCCAATAAATGGTATCCTCTGTCCAGATGTATGTGTAGATGATCATCGGTTTGTGGAGGTGAACGATGCAAAGGCTGTGGGATCAACCGAGGATCTGATTAAAGGTGTTTCTAGCCAATCTGCTTTAGATGCTACTTCTTCAAAAATTCCCCTAGGACTTAATAAACCATCGTTCTCAAATGCTGCAAAAACTCCTACGAAAATGGATTGTAATGAATCTGTTACAATGGAAGAGCATGAGCCAAGAGAAGATACTGGAAAAGTTGAGAACCATAGTTCTTGTCAGATGAATGGTTTCATCACTAAAAAGGGTGATGCGATAACAAACGATGCTCATAATGGCTATGCAGCATGTCGCAGAAATGATTTTGATTCCGGGTCTTCTTATTCCCAAACCAACTTTGATGTTGATAGAAATATTGATGCTGAAACAGGTACTAGAATCAGTACCATTGATTCAAATGGAGACATAGTCGGTCAAAATTTAGGCCTAGAAGCCTTGGTAGTAGGGCTAAGAGAAACTAAAGAGGCCAAGATTAttgataatttttctggtgatGAAGAGAGTGCCTCTGCATGTGTAAGTCATAGGCAAAATGGTCCCTCCCTCCAGCCTGAGGAAGAAAAAATTCAAGGTAGATCTTTTTTGCATGACACTAATGGCATGGAAGCTGGTGGCTGTGGTGGGTCAGAATCAGGGAGAAAGCCTATTGTCCCATTGGTTGAAAATTCTTCCCCTCAGAGTGAATTGTTTTGCACAGTCATAGGTAACTCTATTGCTGATCTTCCTGAGGCTGGAtcatcatcaaagatttctACCGTTTCCTTTAATGTCCAAAGTCCCGGAAACTTGAAATTAGAAAGTGTTGATGAAGAATCAATCTTAAAAGAAGCAGAAATCATAGAG GCAAAGCAAAAAAGAATTGCCGAATTATCTACTTTGACTTTAACTTTGGAGATTTCTCTTAAACCTCACTGGGATTACGTGCTTGAAGAAATGGCATGGTTGGCAAATGATTTTGCGCAG GAGCGTATTTGGAAATTAGCTGCAAGTTCTCAAATATGTAATCGAGCTGCTTTTAGTTCTCGGGTgagaaaacaagaaaaaagTTATAGCATGAAGGCTAAGATAGTTGCTCGTACCCTGGTGATGGCTGTCATGGAGTACTGGCATTCAGTAGAG aaGATAAGCAAAGAACTAGAGCAGCCAAGTCAAAAGGATGGTGCACCTGCTGTTCAATCTTATATGGCAAGATTTCTGAAATATAACAACTCAAATGTTCTGCATTACCAGGTTGACGTGCAACTTACCCTGGATAAAGTATCTGATTCAGGAGTCCTGGACATATCTTTGGAGGATAGTCTGACCGAA GAAAACCTCTTCTATGTGATTCCCCTCGGGGCTGTGGTGACCTACAAAAAATCAATTGAATCTCTTGTGGCTCACTATGAG AGAATTAGAAGTGATGTGCGAGAGGAAGTGGAGACATCTGCTTGTGATCTCGTGGCAG ATGATTCATTATATGAGGATGATGACGATACATGCACATTTGGCATCCCTGTGGCCTCTGATGATGGAAAGTCTTCAAAATTTTGCCAAAAGAAGCGGGAATACTCGACAAATGCATATGGTGCTAGGGCATATGGAATAGGTTCTGATTATTTGCCCATGCATATTTCAGAGAATAAAATTGTGACACAACAATTTGCCTTTATTGCCAAACGACCAGGCGACAGTCTCAATGTGTTAATCCCTACAAAACGAATGCGAACTGCTTCCAGGAAAATCTTGAGCCCATTCGGTGCTGGAACATCTGGATGCATTCAGTTACCAAATAAAGCAGATGCTTCCAGTGGTGATACCAATTCGTTTCAGGATGATCAGAGTACTCTGCATGGTGGATCTTCTCTTCCAATTAATTTGGAAGTTGAGTTGGGTGGCGAATTTGAAAAGAATTTGGCTTTTGACTCCGCAGAAGTTTCAACCAAACCTAAGAAGAAGAAAGTAAAACATCCG ACTTCTGCAGTTGAACAGAGATGGCTGATTCATTCCAATTTTCATTATGACCAG AGGGATCATTTGAATAAGAGATCAGATAGTTATGAACTTGAATCTAACGGCTGCAATG GAGTATTGGATCAGCCCATGACGAAGAAGATTGTGCAGCCATTGCAGGATGGCTCTTTTGACAACGCTTCAACAGTTGCTGGGCATCTTCCTTCACCACTGGCATCCCAAATGAGTAACATGTACCATCCAAATAAGTTCCATAAAATGCTTGGTGGCCGGGAGCGTGGAAGGAAATCTAAAGTTCTTAAG ATGCCTACTGGGCAGCCAGGTTCAGGAACTCCATGGCCACTTTTTGAGGACCAG GCACTCGTTGTCATGGTACATGATATGGGTCCAAATTGGGAGCTTGTAAGTGATGGTTTTAATAGTACTATGCAATTTAAG TGCATATTTCGTAATGCTAAAGAATGCAAGGAGCGGCATAACATTTTGATGGATAAAACTCCTGGTGATGGAGCTGACAGTGCCGAGGATTCTGGGTCTTCGCAACCTTACCCTTCTATACTTCCTGGCATTCCTAAA GGCAGTGCCAGACAATTGTTTCAGCATTTGAAGGAACCAATGGTAGAAGATACCCTCAGATCTCATCGTGAGAAAATCATCTTAATTGGCCAGAAACTTCGTTATCATAAGATTCAG GATCCCAAACAACTACAACCTCCTCACAGCTCTCATACAATGGCTCTTACTCAAGTTTGTCCAAATAACATGGGTGGTGGTTCTGTTTTAAG TCCTTTGGATTTGTGTGATGCCAACGTGTCTGGCCCTGATATACCTTCTCTCGGGTATCAAGGAACGTATTCTAGTGGATTAATTATATCGAATCAAAGTTCTGGGGCTCCAACACATCCAACATTTGGTGCTAGTTCTGCGTTGCTGGGGTCCTCGAATATGATGCTTGGCAATAATTTTCCATCATCACCCGGTCCTCACAGTTCTGTCAG GGATGGTAGATATGGGGCTCCTATACCTGCATCATTATTAATTGATGAACAGCAAAGAAttcaacaatataatcaaataGTATCAGGTAGAAACGGCCAGCAATCCAATTTGTCCTCTTCCGGAGCTCTTCCAGGAATTGATCGTGGCGTTCGTGTTCCTCCCAGTTGTAGTGGCATGGGCATGGGGTGCAGTAGTGGGAGTAGGCCTATGGCAAGACATGGACTCCACGGCTTTGCCTCATCATCCTCTGTTAATTCTGGGAATATGGTGTCAGCAAACATGCACCATGGAATCAGATGTGGCCCAGGAAACTCGAGTTTGAGATCTCGTGAGGGTTCACCCATGATACGG CCTGGCGTGAGTCAGGATTCTCAGAGGCAAACGAGGACTCCTGATCTTCAGATGCAAGTCTCTCCAGGAAGCAACCAAGTCATATCTCGTTCCCCCTTCACTAACCAGACCGTGTCTCCACCAGTATCGTCATACCCCCTCCATCATCTGCAGTCCCATCAAATATCTCCACAACAGGCTCAAGTTCCTAATCCTCGTCACCCACATTTTCAAGGACCACCCAATCTTGCCTCTAATCCACAGCAGCAAGCCTATACAATTCGATTGGCTAAAAAAAGGCAACTGCAGCAACGTTTTCTGCAGCCGCCGCCACCACAACAACAATTTGCTGCATCCAGTTCATCTATTCCACATGTACAACCACAGCCCCATATTCCTGCATCATCTGCAGTGCAAAATAGTCAGCTAGTTCAATCCCCGGCAAATTCTTTGTCAGTATCAGTATCTCCTTTGACTTCACCTTCTTCAATTAACACAATGTCTCAGCAGCAACAAAAGCATCATACTCCAACTCAGGGAGTGGTCCACAATGTTCAAACAGGTGGTAGTACGTTAACCAGTCAGACAAGCAAGCAACCACAAAAGCAGCAACAGCCATTTATACAAACTAACAGGCAACATCCGCAGCAGAGACAGCAGTCACAATTTCAACATCAAGCTAAGGTTGATGGAGTTGGTAGAGGGAACATGATGGTTCATCAGAACATCCAGTTTGATCCAACCATTTTAAGCGATTCTTTAATGGAAGCTCAGGAGTCATATACTGGTTCATCCATTAATGCTGTGCCACCAACAATGCAATACACGTCTGCACAATTGTCTAATCACCCCCTTCCTCGGCAGAAAAAATATTCTAGTCAAGCATCCTCATCATCTAAGCATTTACCGCAAATGATTTCTCATTCTGATACCAGTCAAGGTCACGTTCCACCAATTGCTCCTGCTCCAGGTTTGCCTGCTGCCCATCAGTCTGTCACGCCTTTGGTTGCCACTTCTTCAAACCACCCACAGGTAATACCTAATCAAAAGTTCAcaaatcaaaatcaatcggCTCTCCAAAAGGTGGTTCAATCGAACCAGCAGTTTAGTTCGGAAGCAAGACATAAAGCACATCTCAGAGGTTCTGATACTTATCAGAACTCAACAAGTAACTCCACTGAAATGGAAGCAACAACATCATTACCTCAGAACCAGTGGCATACTTCAGAACCAGTGAATGGATCAAATGTGTTGAATTCAGCAACAAGTTTGGGGTCCTTGGTGCCCAAACCGGCAAACTTAAGTGATACTACACTTCAATCCAGCCAAGGACATGTGCAGAGACTATCATCAGCCAATTTAATACCTATTAGAAATGATGTGAGTTCACAATGGCAGCGGCAGCAGCCACAAGTGCAACATTCGCACTCTCCATCTCCCTCGCCTCAGCAGCAGTCGCAGATTCATCAGGCAGGGAATGCAAAATTTTATGGTACTCCTAGTGACTCTAGATTGGAGTGA
- the LOC142531567 gene encoding chromatin modification-related protein EAF1 B-like isoform X4 produces the protein MGGILEGGVGIVCKSSPNRAVIEKVQTELRKEYDVREERKRELEFLEKGGNPLDFNLGNSASVSVQSTSFTNLQPNLVTSEPKGSFAFTASLYRETVESSGRLAAALCEPSSADNLKLFDAEHVYSEGDRNYFHPIRGNVVPPEQSLERDGSHKIREHGDSSAFGLPRKAYKRRHRSHSNRDGARSSSSDVNLALGSHGSSLPSHHAPGNVIGPLSDVENLDVSSNCNSKPGSPINGILCPDVCVDDHRFVEVNDAKAVGSTEDLIKGVSSQSALDATSSKIPLGLNKPSFSNAAKTPTKMDCNESVTMEEHEPREDTGKVENHSSCQMNGFITKKGDAITNDAHNGYAACRRNDFDSGSSYSQTNFDVDRNIDAETGTRISTIDSNGDIVGQNLGLEALVVGLRETKEAKIIDNFSGDEESASACVSHRQNGPSLQPEEEKIQGRSFLHDTNGMEAGGCGGSESGRKPIVPLVENSSPQSELFCTVIGNSIADLPEAGSSSKISTVSFNVQSPGNLKLESVDEESILKEAEIIEAKQKRIAELSTLTLTLEISLKPHWDYVLEEMAWLANDFAQERIWKLAASSQICNRAAFSSRVRKQEKSYSMKAKIVARTLVMAVMEYWHSVEKISKELEQPSQKDGAPAVQSYMARFLKYNNSNVLHYQVDVQLTLDKVSDSGVLDISLEDSLTEENLFYVIPLGAVVTYKKSIESLVAHYERIRSDVREEVETSACDLVADDSLYEDDDDTCTFGIPVASDDGKSSKFCQKKREYSTNAYGARAYGIGDSLNVLIPTKRMRTASRKILSPFGAGTSGCIQLPNKADASSGDTNSFQDDQSTLHGGSSLPINLEVELGGEFEKNLAFDSAEVSTKPKKKKVKHPTSAVEQRWLIHSNFHYDQRDHLNKRSDSYELESNGCNGVLDQPMTKKIVQPLQDGSFDNASTVAGHLPSPLASQMSNMYHPNKFHKMLGGRERGRKSKVLKMPTGQPGSGTPWPLFEDQALVVMVHDMGPNWELVSDGFNSTMQFKCIFRNAKECKERHNILMDKTPGDGADSAEDSGSSQPYPSILPGIPKGSARQLFQHLKEPMVEDTLRSHREKIILIGQKLRYHKIQDPKQLQPPHSSHTMALTQVCPNNMGGGSVLSPLDLCDANVSGPDIPSLGYQGTYSSGLIISNQSSGAPTHPTFGASSALLGSSNMMLGNNFPSSPGPHSSVRDGRYGAPIPASLLIDEQQRIQQYNQIVSGRNGQQSNLSSSGALPGIDRGVRVPPSCSGMGMGCSSGSRPMARHGLHGFASSSSVNSGNMVSANMHHGIRCGPGNSSLRSREGSPMIRPGVSQDSQRQTRTPDLQMQVSPGSNQVISRSPFTNQTVSPPVSSYPLHHLQSHQISPQQAQVPNPRHPHFQGPPNLASNPQQQAYTIRLAKKRQLQQRFLQPPPPQQQFAASSSSIPHVQPQPHIPASSAVQNSQLVQSPANSLSVSVSPLTSPSSINTMSQQQQKHHTPTQGVVHNVQTGGSTLTSQTSKQPQKQQQPFIQTNRQHPQQRQQSQFQHQAKVDGVGRGNMMVHQNIQFDPTILSDSLMEAQESYTGSSINAVPPTMQYTSAQLSNHPLPRQKKYSSQASSSSKHLPQMISHSDTSQGHVPPIAPAPGLPAAHQSVTPLVATSSNHPQVIPNQKFTNQNQSALQKVVQSNQQFSSEARHKAHLRGSDTYQNSTSNSTEMEATTSLPQNQWHTSEPVNGSNVLNSATSLGSLVPKPANLSDTTLQSSQGHVQRLSSANLIPIRNDVSSQWQRQQPQVQHSHSPSPSPQQQSQIHQAGNAKFYGTPSDSRLE, from the exons TGGAAATCCTCTAGATTTTAATCTTGGGAATTCTGCTTCAGTAAGTGTGCAATCAACATCATTTACAAACCTGCAACCTAATCTTGTGACCAG TGAACCAAAGGGTAGTTTTGCATTTACCGCATCACTTTATCGAGAGACTGTGGAAAGTAGTGGTAGACTTGCAGCTGCTCTCTGTGAACCCAGTAGTGCAGATAATCTCAAGTTATTTGATGCTGAGCATGTATATTCTGAAGGTGATCGAAATTATTTTCATCCCATTAGGGGTAATGTTGTGCCACCAGAGCAATCATTGGAAAGGGATGGGAGCCATAAAATCAGGGAACATGGGGATTCATCTGCTTTTGGGCTCCCTAGAAAAGCATATAAGAGACGCCATAGATCACACTCAAATCGTGATGGGGCTAGGTCTAGCTCAAGTGATGTAAATCTTGCGCTTGGCTCTCATGGATCTTCTTTACCTTCACACCACGCCCCCGGGAATGTAATAGGACCGTTATCTGATGTAGAAAATCTTGATGTATCCTCAAACTGTAATTCAAAGCCTGGAAGCCCAATAAATGGTATCCTCTGTCCAGATGTATGTGTAGATGATCATCGGTTTGTGGAGGTGAACGATGCAAAGGCTGTGGGATCAACCGAGGATCTGATTAAAGGTGTTTCTAGCCAATCTGCTTTAGATGCTACTTCTTCAAAAATTCCCCTAGGACTTAATAAACCATCGTTCTCAAATGCTGCAAAAACTCCTACGAAAATGGATTGTAATGAATCTGTTACAATGGAAGAGCATGAGCCAAGAGAAGATACTGGAAAAGTTGAGAACCATAGTTCTTGTCAGATGAATGGTTTCATCACTAAAAAGGGTGATGCGATAACAAACGATGCTCATAATGGCTATGCAGCATGTCGCAGAAATGATTTTGATTCCGGGTCTTCTTATTCCCAAACCAACTTTGATGTTGATAGAAATATTGATGCTGAAACAGGTACTAGAATCAGTACCATTGATTCAAATGGAGACATAGTCGGTCAAAATTTAGGCCTAGAAGCCTTGGTAGTAGGGCTAAGAGAAACTAAAGAGGCCAAGATTAttgataatttttctggtgatGAAGAGAGTGCCTCTGCATGTGTAAGTCATAGGCAAAATGGTCCCTCCCTCCAGCCTGAGGAAGAAAAAATTCAAGGTAGATCTTTTTTGCATGACACTAATGGCATGGAAGCTGGTGGCTGTGGTGGGTCAGAATCAGGGAGAAAGCCTATTGTCCCATTGGTTGAAAATTCTTCCCCTCAGAGTGAATTGTTTTGCACAGTCATAGGTAACTCTATTGCTGATCTTCCTGAGGCTGGAtcatcatcaaagatttctACCGTTTCCTTTAATGTCCAAAGTCCCGGAAACTTGAAATTAGAAAGTGTTGATGAAGAATCAATCTTAAAAGAAGCAGAAATCATAGAG GCAAAGCAAAAAAGAATTGCCGAATTATCTACTTTGACTTTAACTTTGGAGATTTCTCTTAAACCTCACTGGGATTACGTGCTTGAAGAAATGGCATGGTTGGCAAATGATTTTGCGCAG GAGCGTATTTGGAAATTAGCTGCAAGTTCTCAAATATGTAATCGAGCTGCTTTTAGTTCTCGGGTgagaaaacaagaaaaaagTTATAGCATGAAGGCTAAGATAGTTGCTCGTACCCTGGTGATGGCTGTCATGGAGTACTGGCATTCAGTAGAG aaGATAAGCAAAGAACTAGAGCAGCCAAGTCAAAAGGATGGTGCACCTGCTGTTCAATCTTATATGGCAAGATTTCTGAAATATAACAACTCAAATGTTCTGCATTACCAGGTTGACGTGCAACTTACCCTGGATAAAGTATCTGATTCAGGAGTCCTGGACATATCTTTGGAGGATAGTCTGACCGAA GAAAACCTCTTCTATGTGATTCCCCTCGGGGCTGTGGTGACCTACAAAAAATCAATTGAATCTCTTGTGGCTCACTATGAG AGAATTAGAAGTGATGTGCGAGAGGAAGTGGAGACATCTGCTTGTGATCTCGTGGCAG ATGATTCATTATATGAGGATGATGACGATACATGCACATTTGGCATCCCTGTGGCCTCTGATGATGGAAAGTCTTCAAAATTTTGCCAAAAGAAGCGGGAATACTCGACAAATGCATATGGTGCTAGGGCATATGGAATAG GCGACAGTCTCAATGTGTTAATCCCTACAAAACGAATGCGAACTGCTTCCAGGAAAATCTTGAGCCCATTCGGTGCTGGAACATCTGGATGCATTCAGTTACCAAATAAAGCAGATGCTTCCAGTGGTGATACCAATTCGTTTCAGGATGATCAGAGTACTCTGCATGGTGGATCTTCTCTTCCAATTAATTTGGAAGTTGAGTTGGGTGGCGAATTTGAAAAGAATTTGGCTTTTGACTCCGCAGAAGTTTCAACCAAACCTAAGAAGAAGAAAGTAAAACATCCG ACTTCTGCAGTTGAACAGAGATGGCTGATTCATTCCAATTTTCATTATGACCAG AGGGATCATTTGAATAAGAGATCAGATAGTTATGAACTTGAATCTAACGGCTGCAATG GAGTATTGGATCAGCCCATGACGAAGAAGATTGTGCAGCCATTGCAGGATGGCTCTTTTGACAACGCTTCAACAGTTGCTGGGCATCTTCCTTCACCACTGGCATCCCAAATGAGTAACATGTACCATCCAAATAAGTTCCATAAAATGCTTGGTGGCCGGGAGCGTGGAAGGAAATCTAAAGTTCTTAAG ATGCCTACTGGGCAGCCAGGTTCAGGAACTCCATGGCCACTTTTTGAGGACCAG GCACTCGTTGTCATGGTACATGATATGGGTCCAAATTGGGAGCTTGTAAGTGATGGTTTTAATAGTACTATGCAATTTAAG TGCATATTTCGTAATGCTAAAGAATGCAAGGAGCGGCATAACATTTTGATGGATAAAACTCCTGGTGATGGAGCTGACAGTGCCGAGGATTCTGGGTCTTCGCAACCTTACCCTTCTATACTTCCTGGCATTCCTAAA GGCAGTGCCAGACAATTGTTTCAGCATTTGAAGGAACCAATGGTAGAAGATACCCTCAGATCTCATCGTGAGAAAATCATCTTAATTGGCCAGAAACTTCGTTATCATAAGATTCAG GATCCCAAACAACTACAACCTCCTCACAGCTCTCATACAATGGCTCTTACTCAAGTTTGTCCAAATAACATGGGTGGTGGTTCTGTTTTAAG TCCTTTGGATTTGTGTGATGCCAACGTGTCTGGCCCTGATATACCTTCTCTCGGGTATCAAGGAACGTATTCTAGTGGATTAATTATATCGAATCAAAGTTCTGGGGCTCCAACACATCCAACATTTGGTGCTAGTTCTGCGTTGCTGGGGTCCTCGAATATGATGCTTGGCAATAATTTTCCATCATCACCCGGTCCTCACAGTTCTGTCAG GGATGGTAGATATGGGGCTCCTATACCTGCATCATTATTAATTGATGAACAGCAAAGAAttcaacaatataatcaaataGTATCAGGTAGAAACGGCCAGCAATCCAATTTGTCCTCTTCCGGAGCTCTTCCAGGAATTGATCGTGGCGTTCGTGTTCCTCCCAGTTGTAGTGGCATGGGCATGGGGTGCAGTAGTGGGAGTAGGCCTATGGCAAGACATGGACTCCACGGCTTTGCCTCATCATCCTCTGTTAATTCTGGGAATATGGTGTCAGCAAACATGCACCATGGAATCAGATGTGGCCCAGGAAACTCGAGTTTGAGATCTCGTGAGGGTTCACCCATGATACGG CCTGGCGTGAGTCAGGATTCTCAGAGGCAAACGAGGACTCCTGATCTTCAGATGCAAGTCTCTCCAGGAAGCAACCAAGTCATATCTCGTTCCCCCTTCACTAACCAGACCGTGTCTCCACCAGTATCGTCATACCCCCTCCATCATCTGCAGTCCCATCAAATATCTCCACAACAGGCTCAAGTTCCTAATCCTCGTCACCCACATTTTCAAGGACCACCCAATCTTGCCTCTAATCCACAGCAGCAAGCCTATACAATTCGATTGGCTAAAAAAAGGCAACTGCAGCAACGTTTTCTGCAGCCGCCGCCACCACAACAACAATTTGCTGCATCCAGTTCATCTATTCCACATGTACAACCACAGCCCCATATTCCTGCATCATCTGCAGTGCAAAATAGTCAGCTAGTTCAATCCCCGGCAAATTCTTTGTCAGTATCAGTATCTCCTTTGACTTCACCTTCTTCAATTAACACAATGTCTCAGCAGCAACAAAAGCATCATACTCCAACTCAGGGAGTGGTCCACAATGTTCAAACAGGTGGTAGTACGTTAACCAGTCAGACAAGCAAGCAACCACAAAAGCAGCAACAGCCATTTATACAAACTAACAGGCAACATCCGCAGCAGAGACAGCAGTCACAATTTCAACATCAAGCTAAGGTTGATGGAGTTGGTAGAGGGAACATGATGGTTCATCAGAACATCCAGTTTGATCCAACCATTTTAAGCGATTCTTTAATGGAAGCTCAGGAGTCATATACTGGTTCATCCATTAATGCTGTGCCACCAACAATGCAATACACGTCTGCACAATTGTCTAATCACCCCCTTCCTCGGCAGAAAAAATATTCTAGTCAAGCATCCTCATCATCTAAGCATTTACCGCAAATGATTTCTCATTCTGATACCAGTCAAGGTCACGTTCCACCAATTGCTCCTGCTCCAGGTTTGCCTGCTGCCCATCAGTCTGTCACGCCTTTGGTTGCCACTTCTTCAAACCACCCACAGGTAATACCTAATCAAAAGTTCAcaaatcaaaatcaatcggCTCTCCAAAAGGTGGTTCAATCGAACCAGCAGTTTAGTTCGGAAGCAAGACATAAAGCACATCTCAGAGGTTCTGATACTTATCAGAACTCAACAAGTAACTCCACTGAAATGGAAGCAACAACATCATTACCTCAGAACCAGTGGCATACTTCAGAACCAGTGAATGGATCAAATGTGTTGAATTCAGCAACAAGTTTGGGGTCCTTGGTGCCCAAACCGGCAAACTTAAGTGATACTACACTTCAATCCAGCCAAGGACATGTGCAGAGACTATCATCAGCCAATTTAATACCTATTAGAAATGATGTGAGTTCACAATGGCAGCGGCAGCAGCCACAAGTGCAACATTCGCACTCTCCATCTCCCTCGCCTCAGCAGCAGTCGCAGATTCATCAGGCAGGGAATGCAAAATTTTATGGTACTCCTAGTGACTCTAGATTGGAGTGA